The following coding sequences are from one Triticum aestivum cultivar Chinese Spring chromosome 5A, IWGSC CS RefSeq v2.1, whole genome shotgun sequence window:
- the LOC123101403 gene encoding heavy metal-associated isoprenylated plant protein 41-like, whose translation MPMVKLVTIPVEVREDEKAVKWLGHYSSAQSILVVGDGDLSFSLALATAFGSGEKLVATSFESYVHLISMYSKAESNVAQLKRLGATVLHSVSVKKMKKRTDLKPRRFDRIVFNFPHAGFIGKENQVHMINAHRLLVQRFFRNASKMLRPLGEIHVSHKTGQPYNRWEIEGLALEFSLLKSEMVAFRKEDYPGYNQKRGDGDRCDEEFPLRNGCTFKFQRWPR comes from the exons ATGCCGATGGTGAAGCTGGTGACGATCCCCGTGGAGGTGAGGGAGGATGAGAAGGCGGTCAAGTGGCTGGGGCACTACTCGTCGGCGCAGAGCATCCTGGTCGTCGGCGACGGCGATCTCTCCTTCTCGCTGGCGCTTGCCACCGCCTTTGGCTCCGGGGAGAAACTCGTCGCCACGTCCTTCGAGTCCTACG TTCATCTGATCAGCATGTACAGCAAAGCGGAATCAAACGTAGCGCAGCTCAAGAGACTGGGTGCCACGGTGCTACATAGTGTCAGtgtgaagaagatgaagaaacGCACCGATCTCAAGCCTAGACGGTTCGACCGAATAGTCTTCAATTTTCCTCACGCCGGGTTCATAGGGAAGGAGAATCAGGTGCATATGATCAA CGCCCATCGGCTGCTGGTGCAAAGGTTCTTCCGCAACGCGAGCAAGATGCTCCGTCCCCTCGGCGAGATACACGTCAGCCACAAGACGGGGCAGCCATACAACAGATGGGAAATCGAGGGTCTCGCCCTTGAGTTTTCGCTTCTGAAGTCTGAGATGGTCGCCTTCCGTAAAGAGGATTACCCCGGGTATAACCAGAAGAGAGGCGACGGTGACAGGTGCGACGAGGAATTCCCTCTACGCAACGGCTGCACTTTCAAGTTCCAGCGCTGGCCTCGCTAA